The window GGGGCAGGACCAGCCACAGCGGATCCTCCATCAGGGGCATCCAGTCGAGCCCCGGGCGCCCGCCCGGACGCACGGGCGCCGGCCCGTCGAAGTGGTAGGTCAGCGCGAGGTCGGCCGCGCCGCCGCGCACCATGGGGACGGCTTCCTCCGGCTCGCCCTCCCGCACCGTCAGCTCCACCTCCGGATGCGCGGCCACGAACCGGGACAGCGCCGCGGGCAGCAGGTGCCGGCCCCCACTGGTGAAGGTGGCGACCGTCAGGCGCGGCCGCTCCTCGGTCAGCCGGTCGATCTCCCTGCGGACCTGGTCCAGTTCGGCGGAGATGGCCTCCGCCGCCTCCACCAGCAGCCGGCCGGGCTCGGTGAGCGTGACCCCGCGGGTGCTGCGCACCGCGACCGGGTGGCCGAGCGTGCGCTCCAGCACCGCGATGTGCTGGGAGACGGCCGACGGGGTCAACAGCAGGGCCGCGGCCGCCTTGTTGAAGCTGCCGTGCTGGGACACCGCCCGCAGGACCCGCAGCCGCTGCACATCGATCATCGGTTTTCCTTAACACCCGTTCAGCAGGCCGTCAGTTCCGCTGGGGACCCTACAGCGGCAGAGTCGCGGGCATGAAGCGGATATTGGTCATCGGCGGCAGCCGGTATTTCGGAAAGACCCTGGTCACCCGGGTACGCGACGCGGGGCACGAGGTCACGGTCCTCAACCGGGGCTCCAGTGCGCCGCCGCCCGGCGTGGGCCACCTCGTCGCGGACCGGGACGACGAGGAAGGGCTGCGGGCGGCGCTGGGCCCGCGCGCCTTCGACGTGGTCGTCGACCAGGTCTGCTACACGCCGCTCCAGGCCGCCGTCGCCCGGCGGGTGTTCACCGGGCGGACCGGGCGCTATGTGATGACCTCGACGATGGAGGTGTACGACCCGGCGACGCTCCCCGCGCCGTCCGCCGCCCCGTCCGCTGCCGCGACCACCGCCGCGGCCCCCGTTACGGGCGCGGCCCTCGTCAGGCGCGCGGCCCCCGTCACCGAGGCGGATCTCGACCCCCGGCGCCTGCCGCCCGCCGGGCCGGGCCCGCACCCGCACGGCCCGGCGTACGCCTATGCCGAGGGGAAGCGGCAGGCCGAGGCCGTCTTCCTGCGCGAACCCGCCTTCCCGTACGTGTCCGTGCGGAGCGCGCACGTCCTCGGCGGCGGCCGGGCGGAGTTCACCGGGCGGCTGGCGCACTACGTGGAGCGGATCGGCGCCGGCACCCCGGTCGCCGTCCACGAGTCCCCGTACGCCACCTCGTTCATCCACCACCGGGAGCTGGCGGACTTCCTGCACTGGACGGCGGAGCAGAGCTTCACCGGGCCCGTCAACGCGGCCTCGCACGGCGCGCCGGACGTCATCGCGCTCTGCGAGGCGGTCGCCGGGCAGGTCGGGCGGCGGCCGCGGTACCGGCTCGTCGGACAGGGCGAGGCCGCCTCGCCGTTCTCCTTCGACCGTGCCTACGCCATGGACAACGGCCGGGCCGCCGCCCTGGGCTTCGGGTTCGGCCGGGTCGCGGACTGGCTGCCCGGGGCGATCGCCGAGACCCGGCGCGCCGCCTGACGGGGTCACTGGTCGCCGACGCGCCGCTCCAAAGGGGTTGCTACCGACGAGTTGCTCACACTGAAGGTCACGCTGCCGGCCCGGTAGCGGTCGTCGGACCACTCGATCGGGCGGCCGGTCGCCGTCGCGGAGACGTGCCGCTGGCGCAGCAGCGGGCTGCCGCGCCGGATCTCCAGCAGCCGGGCGTCCTCGCTGCCCGCCGGGAGGGCGTCGATGAGGTGCTCACCGTAGTGGGCGACGATTCCGGAGCCCTCGGCCAGGCTGTCCATGACGGACCGGCAGTCCGCCGGCAGCGCCTCGACGGCCGCCGCGACCCAGTCGGCGTACGCGGTCCGCTCCACCATGGTGGGTTCCCCGTCGAGCAGACGCAGCCGCAGAACGGCCAGGATCTGCGTACCGGGCGCCAGCGCGAGCCGGTCCGCCTCCTCGGTCGTCGCGGGCCGGCGGGTCCGCGACAGGAAGCGGCCGGCGGCCCGGTGCCCGAGCCCCTCGGCCCACTGGGCGAAGCTGTTCAGCTCGCCGAAGCTGTGCCGGCGCTCCCTGCGCAGGACGATCCGCCGCGCGCCCTGCCGGGAACCGATCAGCCCCTCCGCCGCGAGCGTGGCGACCGCCTGGCGGACCGTCCCGCGCGAGGCGGACCAGCGCGCCGCCAGATCGCTCTCCGAGGGCAGGTGCGCCCCCACCGGGAGCTCGCCCGAGAGGATCTCGCGGCGCAGCGCCTCGGCGATCTCCAGGTATCGGACGGTGCCCGCGCCCGTGCCCGCGCCCGTGCCTCCGCCCCCGGTCGTGCTCGT of the Streptomyces sp. NBC_01294 genome contains:
- a CDS encoding LysR family transcriptional regulator; protein product: MIDVQRLRVLRAVSQHGSFNKAAAALLLTPSAVSQHIAVLERTLGHPVAVRSTRGVTLTEPGRLLVEAAEAISAELDQVRREIDRLTEERPRLTVATFTSGGRHLLPAALSRFVAAHPEVELTVREGEPEEAVPMVRGGAADLALTYHFDGPAPVRPGGRPGLDWMPLMEDPLWLVLPRGHRLAGRTSVDLAELAADRWVLGCLKTEAFLRRYADLAGLDLRVAASTTDYFFAQTLVAAGVGVSLVPQVALAEAPAPTVVRVEPPRPARHIGLVLPRRRRANPYAAALAEAVTAAASTRTGVRP
- a CDS encoding NAD-dependent epimerase/dehydratase family protein, with the translated sequence MKRILVIGGSRYFGKTLVTRVRDAGHEVTVLNRGSSAPPPGVGHLVADRDDEEGLRAALGPRAFDVVVDQVCYTPLQAAVARRVFTGRTGRYVMTSTMEVYDPATLPAPSAAPSAAATTAAAPVTGAALVRRAAPVTEADLDPRRLPPAGPGPHPHGPAYAYAEGKRQAEAVFLREPAFPYVSVRSAHVLGGGRAEFTGRLAHYVERIGAGTPVAVHESPYATSFIHHRELADFLHWTAEQSFTGPVNAASHGAPDVIALCEAVAGQVGRRPRYRLVGQGEAASPFSFDRAYAMDNGRAAALGFGFGRVADWLPGAIAETRRAA
- a CDS encoding GntR family transcriptional regulator, which translates into the protein MNTSTTGGGGTGAGTGAGTVRYLEIAEALRREILSGELPVGAHLPSESDLAARWSASRGTVRQAVATLAAEGLIGSRQGARRIVLRRERRHSFGELNSFAQWAEGLGHRAAGRFLSRTRRPATTEEADRLALAPGTQILAVLRLRLLDGEPTMVERTAYADWVAAAVEALPADCRSVMDSLAEGSGIVAHYGEHLIDALPAGSEDARLLEIRRGSPLLRQRHVSATATGRPIEWSDDRYRAGSVTFSVSNSSVATPLERRVGDQ